ttgcgaaccaaagacgtgacttcggttaaagtgttatggcggaacaataacaaagaggagatgacttgggaagctgaagaggagatgaaaaagaaataccctcacttgtttcccacgcctacaggtaatctaaacccccttgcttaGTTGTGTcaattgtctgctcaatctatatgttagcgataaggaaaacccttcccaagactcttgtaaaacccgacgggataaacttgacattcgaggacgaatgttctaaaggggggaaggatgttatgtcccgtatttttatacactgggacattttaaactaaactcgacaagttaaagacaagactattttaagatacgaagtagagactctaacttccggtttcgtttcaagtcacaagttgcctataaatttcgtttggtatagaagtattaatggaaaattgggattaaattaaccatgattagattagtAAGTGGTATtaaaaaactaaatcagtccattaaaatagCCATAAGTGGTCGTGTAAGTTATATTGAGGTGGTCAATGATAATTGactcaaatattgagtgggacacatgtccaaatcatggacTACATATATATAACAAGAATGCTGATTCGTTCTACACTAACTAAATCATTTGCATCTTCACAAAGTTTAGAAACTTAGAGATAGAGTGAGAGGGTCTCGGCTAGAGCTGGCCGAGAATAGGGCTGCTCCAAGTTGATCAAAAattcagtttctcaagcaatttaacccctttgaaggtgtacaataacgtgtagcattcattggaatagcaagaacaaatgttgaaattcaagaagtgaatttgaagggctagccgattgaaggattgagtgacaaggtaagagttgatcatctttcatatgttttgtggtgaattgaatgtatatgattgtgcatgttggtattggactgttgttgttgaagtttaagtgggccgtgtgctataggTCTATAGGAAATAACGtgtaatctccttgtacatgtattggaaatggatggAATGTGTTGTAGTACGAATAaacgaatgaaattcatgaagttgtTGAaattgtgttgaagccgtgtaggggctggtttagaggaattaatggactgttttgtgtcatgctttgattgttgttgttatggacattgtggtgtattgtatgcattatgaatatgtgaattgaggtgtaaaagaaatgatttttgttgaagtagaaaaacagtccaaaccgtggactgttttaatgaaaggGATAGATTAGTTTATTTTGAACGTTGATTGTTGATATGGACGTATAGTGAAGATGAAGTTTAGTGATTCAAGTTGAATTgagatggtttgtgggctgttgtaggagttaatatgatgctaaaacagttccaataatcgtagaagtaatgttgttaaacgtgttgttgtcgttgtagttaaagttggaaaatttcgaattgaaaatggtaatgttgtgtgggctatttggccgtgaataggggactgttttgaataatgtacgggctgtccgaagctcccttaagtcatgttttaaataatcccgggttggtacttgaaagtatgactagcaatattagcttggagtactagttgggttgaatgcgaacgaaacgtcgtctaaatgttagaaagggattattaacgttaaaatacgtattgaattccctcgtggactaatcgtaactcttgatataggtactattgggcagcgagtacgagttataatacgactaaacgctaaaggtatgtaaagcctaatccttccttcttttggcatgtcctagacgtaagtaagaaatgatacgagccttggggtaaactctactctctagttccaagcatgacttatggttctattcattccttaatgttattgtcatgagcctactatatgattgactaacaaatgatgtatggaaattcctactcttaaagaattgcataattagagtcatacTTGACCTTCAAaagctatatcatgttaaattgatacatgtatatgaatcctgaaacgttccttactatggtttgtaataagatttagaaagaactgaatatgattattatcctgacacttgaaagctgattagttacttatctattgagtctccaaagatgatttgcatgtatgtggttgcttattattctgctcgtgcttaccgttacatccttcactgagtcccgggccaggacacgttttcgtgcgcatatttactatattactcaccgagtccctcactagagggccgggacacgttatatatatacatgatgatatgatgacatgatgatatgatgttatgatgatatggggatggcggccaggagggcatatgatcattatttcaccgagtccctcactagagggccgggacacgtatatgtacatgtttatgatgctatgattttaattaccgagcccctcactagagggccgggacacgttatatatgttatgtacagaatgattattcagctttgactactaaactctatattgatattggtatgaggttgataaatatgaattatgttcaaaggtaagttttatggatttctgtttgttgcattagatcctacactccttgtcttagtatgattctatttactatatttcacgctttacatgctcagtacatattccgtactgacccccctttcttcggggggctgcgttcatgcccgcaggtacagacgctcgttttggagatccgccagcctaggatatctatccaGCTACTTTGGGAAGCtcatttgttccggagcctagcttgtggtataaatcccttttgttgtatatatatgtgtttgttcggggtacggcggggccctgttccgtcatatgacactgtcattactcttagaggtctgtggacatttgtgtgggtctgtatatagttgttgtttcgttgtatggatatgacttatgtttggggcgtacccattcgtagtggcagccttgtcggcttgcatatatatatatatatatgtttgggatgttgcgtgtagtggcagccttgtcggcttgcgtagatatatatatatatgtttgctgTTGAAAATTGTAACTTCTCaagagacaggtggctatgacatgcatatatgtggcagctttaaaataacgtcttgcctttttatacaaataagttctcgatatgctagctgtagatgattatagttaacaggtgatatgagtgtccaactcgggcactagtcacggcctacggggttgggtcgtgacaaaaggctTGGGACATGTCCAACATATTCATTTGCTAAGCAAGCTTGGTGTGCTCAACATTTTGCACCCTCCAGCAGGGGAGTATCGGTATTATTAGTTAGTTGTACACGTTGCAAGTTGATTAGCTAACTTACACTACTAAAAGACTGCCAAAAATCTACGGACCGCATCGGTTTTTTCAATGAAACTGACAggaaaccgaccctttacggtTCGTCGatttacatagcctcgctttttgaaaaccgacggacagcgTCGGTTTTTTGCGACGGACTGCGTCGCttacgtggtccgtcggtttttatccaataatttaaaaaaaataaaaaaatcgacaGACCGAGtcagtttttttaatttctgattttttatcttaaataaaaacaatataaattttatgaaaaaaccgacgcactttttatttaatttttttattttaaataaaaaccgacacagtgcgtcagttttctcaaaaaatttaagaattaatttccagaaaaccgacttagtctgtcggttttctggaaaatttccaaaattagtttccagaaaaccgacggactgcgtctgttttctgaaaaatttcttgcatgcaattgctgcattttctgcagccacacctgcacaaaaaccagtaccaaaagctgctcaaaactagcattaaaatgctccaaatcaattctaaatttagctacaacacataaaatcaccctaagtaacaatcaaacacatcaaacactatctaaacacatcaaatacgacctaaatagaccttcaaagttcaaaaatatttaaatgtccaaccaaaagtaccattaactagttctaTAGAGTTTTAACAGAAGTccataaagcataaaacataagtccattatgaaatccaaactaaaacataagccccacgactatataaatgaacccataaccgcttccggtttcaaatacttcttacACCGGCAACGAGAACAAgcacacctaattaccccttcattttaaaaagggtgaagtgacattgcatgtgtgtaaacttgtcaacaaattcatcatgtacacccacacgatcactattatttatattatacatccacatacgattcatctacaaaaatatacccataaattattgaggttatagaaatatattttaacttaataattctaacttaaaatataacttaagaaaacacaatcccaaccaattctaactttgaattctcaataacaattctaactttaataacttatggattctaactttaatataacttttaaaagcacaatcccaaccaattctaactttgaattctcaataacaaatctaactttaataacttatggattctaactttaatataactttgaaaagcacaatcccaaccaattctaactttgaatgctcaataacaattctaactttaataacttatggattctaactttaatataacttttaaaagcacaatcccaaccaattctaactttgaattttcaataacaattctaactttaataacttatggattctaactttatttctaaaaatcgaaaagtaaatctagtcaaataaagtctacactttagtttagaggttatagaaatattatgacttaacaattctaactttgaaaagcacaatcacaaccaattctaactttgaattctcaataacaattctaactttaataacttatggattctaactttaatataacttgaaaaagcacaattccaaccaattctaactaagctaacacaaatacattgacaatgaacataaaaaatagcacaatctcaagcatatatatatatatgaaaagtaaactagccaaataaagtttacattttttcacaaatttaacaataatttaagaaagcacaacaccaaccaattctaactttaataacttatggattctaacttcaatataactttgaaaagcacaatcccaaccaattctaaaaattgaaaagtaaatctagtcaaataaagtctacattttagttttgaggttatagaaatattataacttaacattctAACCTTGGAAAACACAATCataaccaattctaactttgaattctcaataacaattccaactttaataacttatggattctaactttaatataactttgaaaagcacaatctcaaccaattccaaaaattgaaaagtaaatctagtcaaataaagtctacactttagttttgaggttatagaaatactataacttaacaattctaactttgaaaagcacaatctcaaccaattctaattttgaatgctcaataaaaattctactaacttatggattttaacaaaaagcacaatcccaacaaacaaacaaaaaaaaatagtcaaataaagtatacatttttgcacgaattcaacatcaataatattacaaataatgataactaagctaacacaaatacattaaTGAACATAacatatagcacaatctcaagcaaaaaaaaaaaaaatgaaaagtaaactagtcaaataaagtttacattttttcacaaattcaacattaataacattacaaatgatgtttaacaaagctaaatagactaacattaagcctaaaatctacaaataaaactaaaattgaaagaattttaaaagccctaatttaaaagaaactacCTCAAATTACAAGTTAAAAACGGGGCTGGGGTAGGTGGGGTTGGGGTTGGGTTGCGCAGGTAGCGACGGGTGGGCGGCGGCTAGCAGCAGGTGGCGGGCATGGGCGGCGGGTTAGGGCTTtttattttagagagaagtgggtatttttttttttggggaagaTGGCAAATGATATGCCAAACCCGTTTCTAtcatattgttaaaaaaaaaaaccgacgaaAAAACTGCCGCGGTACCTATTCTCCACGAGAATTCTGATTTATTGTCAAAAAGGCGAAGAAATAAAGTCATCATTCCACTACACTCGATCAgcctttgaccaaaaaaaaatttaaaaaccgacgtagtccgtcggtttctttaatactccctttatttcaatttatatgaacctatttcctttttagttcgtgccaaaatgaatgacctctttcctaatttgaaaacaaattcactttatgaaatgatttacagccacacaaatattcaagacttattttgaaccacaagtttcaaaagtcttcactctttcttaaatgtcgtgcccagtcaaatgggttcatataaattgaaacggaggaagtatatttttaaaaataaaaaccgaCGTTGTTCGTcggtttttaattaattaattttttaataaaaccgacgtgggacgtcagtttttgtaaaaaaaaattggcagaaatataatttcaaaattttgcggaaaaaaccgacgttgtccgtcggttttttaattaaaaaaaatagaaatacacaaaaccgacgcactgcgtcagtttttcaaagcgacgcagtccgtcggttttttgttTGTCGAATTTAGCtaagttttttagtagtgttaagTGTTGTAATGATTAGATGGTTAGTTAGTTAGGAGGTGGaagatatttttcattttttatatacATAGCATTGTACAGCTGTatgtaggggtgggcatggtatggtaGATACTTATTGCCATATCGAAAACGAAATTTTTTATGCCGCGATttcggtattatggtatttgATATGCATTTGtaaaaagtttggtattcggTATTCACAAAgaaaataccgaataccataccgaagtatataattacttacacaattcaaatatcttagaattataatactaacaaatatataaactagcaTTATTAGAAAGCTAATTCTGTAAATGTTGGAAtttgactactctatcttgatttaaatattttttttgtgcaattgatttacgaaggggattgcttgtactttcttttgaatatttttacatgtgtaaggtgtttaatacataataattgagacgtttcttaagtaacggaagtcataattctccacgatatgagtatatgtaagtcgaagtcgGACAAACTATGGTACCGACTTACCGTACCGTAAAATACCAAAATCGAACTTTACaataccgaaccgtaccgaattaatttggtacggtaatggtatagtatttttagaaaccgaAAACCGAAAACCGAAATTACCGTACCGAAATTTCAAATACCTTACCGTTCAATTGAGTCAGTTATTTTGCTCAACCATTCTCTTTGCATATTTTCTCTCTCTACATTTTCACCATTGATGAACGCATGAAGCTTTAGAGCTTAAACCTCACATTTTCACAGCACTTAACATCTATATGTGTTTTCTACATTCAATTATTAGCTTCGAGATTCTTTGATTTCTTACATGTGTTTGATCTAATTCCCCGAGTTCTGTCGGTCATCAGCTGAATCATTTGTCAGCATTTGCTTTCTGTTAATAAATTTAGTTTGCAGATTTGGTGGGAGATTTTGTTGCATAGCTGTATTAAATTATTGCGAGATGAAATCGAAAATAAAATGGGTAGCACTAGGAGGGCTGGTGTTATCTTAAATGGCAGACGACTATATGCTGTATGTATCTTCAATAGCGGATGACCGTATGTTATATGTATAAATCTGTATCTTCAATGACGGACAACTGTATGTTGTATGTATGTTAAATTATTCCTCGATTTTGCGTATCAGCGAGATTGTATGTTGATACAGGTTGTTGAGCGCGCGCATACAACCTATCTGTACATAGTGCGACTGTATGCGTGGATACAATGAAAATGAGCAAACACATACCGCCTATTATAACTGTATCCAGCACGACTGTCTGCATTGATACGTATAATTGAGTAAATGCATACAGGTGATACAAGCGGACCAAAGTAGAACattagctacaaatggtaattaGACAAACTATAGTTATGTAAGAAATTAGGATCTAAACTATATGAAAATTTCTCTATATTTATCGCGAAAAACCCAGATGGTGGGGTTTCCCACTTAATAGGGATAGATTGAGAGTGGAGAGTGGAGGTTTTTGTGGAAGACcgatatactccctccgtctcaatttatgtgatatagtttgattgaGCAcgtagtttaagaaataaaggaagatttttgaatcttgtggtctaaaaataagccaaaaatatttgtgtgattataaattatttcattaagcgtaaaaggtgaagtttaaagttaaattatagtcaaataaaaaaatatatcattctttttacgatagactaaaaaggaaagtgtattcACTTAATTTGGGACCCGGGGAGTATTCGATAGCTTGGAAGGTTATGAAAGCAGGATCCACCAAATTTTCGGTATTTTGGAATAGTATATGGTTCCTCCTCCTCCAAATAGACCAAAGCATAATTTGTATAAATCCACTTTGTAGAATGTGGGCCAATATTTGGGTGGCATCATGAAGGGCCCTTGGATAAGCTCCCTCAGAGTGTGGGCCATGCAAATGCAGTCGTCTGACCAAAAATCAACATAAAGCTACATTATCTTTTggatttgttttctttttctagcaataacagagaaaataaagataatgTTTTCTTTTTCTAGCAATAACAGAGGAAAGAAATATTTCAAGCATTAGATTGTAAACTTTTGTGAATTCTATGCAGAAAAAATATCGGACGGTAGCAATGGAGACATAGCTCTGGACTTTATCATCGTTACAAGGTACTAATTATTGATTTGGTTAAAAGGAAATAAGATGAAGAAATACTTTATCttaataaaacaataaaaacaaaaacTAGTAGTAGTATACAAATATTACTGCCCATCGTATGCAGGAGGACGTCAAACTAGCAAAATCCGAAGGACTGGACGCTTTCAGGTTTTCTATCGCATGGGCAAGAATTTTACCTCGTAAGATTATTTACAATTATCTGCCCTTTTGTTAATTAGGTTGTCCTGTCTAAGATGTAAATTAGTGCCCTGATTAACCTTAATTAGCTGATTATTTTCCATCCcgcaaaagaagaaaaaactcTCAATCAAGTGATATCTATATCCAGAATGTTTTCATGATCTATTTATACATCTTTTACTTTGTGTATTTTTAGAGGGCAAGCTAAGTAAAGGAGTAAATCAAGTTGGTATTGACTACTACAACAATCTCATCAATGAGATAATAGCCCGTGGTAATACtttagagtccggagccaaaatgggttatttttgcagccattagcccaaaatagtatgctttttttttttagaccaaaatgggtatttcgttggataaggTTACTAGAAATACATACTTTTGAAATTATATGGATTCAGAAtatattatttaaaattttaacaacTTAATCTATCAAGTTCAAATTCTGAATTCGCCTTGCATCTAATTTTGACAGGGATGATTACCTAGATTTTGTGGAgatttgtttcaaatattttggAGAGAGAGTGAAGCTCTGGACAACCATGAATGAGCCATGGATATTTGCATCAAATGGTTATGATGCCGGTTCGATGACGCCTGGCCGGTGTTCTGCCTGGAGGAACAATAACTGCTCCGCCGGAAACTCTGCAACTGAGCCTTATATAGTCGGGCACAATATGCTTCTTGCTCATGGAGCTGCTGCCAAACTATACAGACAAAAATACAAGGTGAGCTTAAACTTTAATACTCCctcttaaagattgtatgtccgAATTTACGgtcaaaataaagaagtttggttctcaaaatatccgaatcatatcacataaattgggatagagggagtaataaattACTCCTCATAATCAAGTGCATGTGACTTAATTTGTGAAAACAAAAGTGAATTAACTTTGGTTTTCTTTAATTTGGTGGTCACGAACCCAAATACAGCCAATTCAAAAGGGTGAAATAGGAATTGTATTGGTGTCACATTGGTTTGAGTCTTTCTCCCACAAACCATAGGAAATGAACGTATATAAaagagagtccggaaccaaaatgaccccaaaaaaGACCTTTTGAATAtaccccaacaacaaaaaaaaagttgacataactatctttaacgcagtaaaatctaAAGGAGTTAACTGTAACGGTGACGTTaggtgccccccccccccccccccaccttttttttttcttctcttcttcttttggTTAACTCCTCTTTCTTTACATTTTTA
The sequence above is a segment of the Lycium barbarum isolate Lr01 chromosome 6, ASM1917538v2, whole genome shotgun sequence genome. Coding sequences within it:
- the LOC132644464 gene encoding beta-glucosidase 12-like isoform X1, with the translated sequence MGKNFTSDDYLDFVEICFKYFGERVKLWTTMNEPWIFASNGYDAGSMTPGRCSAWRNNNCSAGNSATEPYIVGHNMLLAHGAAAKLYRQKYKVWLQKMHDLHAENFPENRLCPSIFWKLILQIFQKTDSVRRFSGN
- the LOC132644464 gene encoding beta-glucosidase 12-like isoform X2 — encoded protein: MGKNFTSDDYLDFVEICFKYFGERVKLWTTMNEPWIFASNGYDAGSMTPGRCSAWRNNNCSAGNSATEPYIVGHNMLLAHGAAAKLYRQKYKVDREESLAQILSSSQLVESTTLSGGA